The Streptomyces sp. NBC_00597 DNA segment GCTCCTGCGGGAGGTGCGCCGGGGCGAGCAGCTTGCCGGAGAACTCGTCGGGCGAGCGGACGTCCACGAGGTTCTGGGCGCCGATCGCGGCCACGACGTCGTCGCGGAAGGCGCGGATCGAGGCGTCCTGCGCCTTGGCCTCGTACTGGGTGGCCGGGCGGTTCGGGACCTCGGTGCCGTCGACCAGGTCGCGGGAGTCGAGCTCCCACTTCTTGCGGCCGCCGTCGAGGAGGCGGACGTCCTGGTGGCCGTAGAGCTTGAAGTACCAGTAGGCGTAGGACGCGAACCAGTTGTTGTTGCCGCCGTAGAGGACGACGGTGTCGTCGTTGGAGATGCCCTTGGCGGAGAGGAGCTTCTCGAAGCCCTCCTGGTCCACGAAGTCGCGGCGGACCGGGTCCTGGAGGTCCTGCTTCCAGTCGATCCGGACGGCGTTGGTGATGTGGTTCTTGTCGTAGGCGGACGTGTCCTCGTCCACCTCGACGATGACGACGTTGGCGTCGTTCAGGTGGGCCTCGACCCAGTCGGCGTCGACGAGGACGTCGCTGCGGCTCATGGTGTTCTCCTCCGGGGCAGTGTGCGGCGGGGCGTGCCGTGCAGGTGCAGGTGCTGCGGGGCGTTCTGCGGGTGCTGCTGGTGCGTGCCGTTGCGGGCGGCGTCCTCGGGCACTGGGCGGGGAGGCTTCAGTGGG contains these protein-coding regions:
- a CDS encoding sulfurtransferase — encoded protein: MSRSDVLVDADWVEAHLNDANVVIVEVDEDTSAYDKNHITNAVRIDWKQDLQDPVRRDFVDQEGFEKLLSAKGISNDDTVVLYGGNNNWFASYAYWYFKLYGHQDVRLLDGGRKKWELDSRDLVDGTEVPNRPATQYEAKAQDASIRAFRDDVVAAIGAQNLVDVRSPDEFSGKLLAPAHLPQEQSQRPGHVPSARNIPWSKNANDDGTFKSDEELTALYEAEQVDLSKDTIAYCRIGERSALTWFVLHELLGQENVKNYDGSWTEYGSLVGVPIELGANK